A DNA window from Streptomyces sp. B21-083 contains the following coding sequences:
- a CDS encoding response regulator transcription factor, giving the protein MIRVLLAEDMHMVRGALVALLSMEPDIVVVAEVDDGDLVVPTALEHRPDIAVLDVHLPGTDGLTAAATLHEVLPSCGTLMLTSLGTLAPFRRALSMRVSGFLLKDAPPEQLASAIRKVVAGERVVDPELVLSAWDHAQSPLTARELEVLQLAAQGARVGEIAGALYLSPGTVRNYLTTIVSKLNARNRVDAIRIAQEVGWLP; this is encoded by the coding sequence ATGATCCGCGTGCTGCTCGCCGAGGACATGCACATGGTTCGTGGCGCGTTGGTCGCCCTGCTTTCGATGGAACCGGACATCGTCGTCGTGGCGGAGGTGGACGACGGCGACCTGGTGGTACCCACCGCACTGGAGCATCGGCCCGACATCGCCGTGCTCGACGTGCACCTGCCCGGCACGGACGGACTGACCGCCGCCGCCACGCTCCACGAGGTGCTGCCGTCCTGCGGCACCCTCATGCTCACCAGCCTCGGCACGCTCGCCCCGTTCAGGCGGGCGCTGAGCATGCGGGTGTCCGGGTTCCTGCTGAAGGACGCGCCGCCGGAACAACTGGCCAGCGCCATAAGGAAGGTGGTGGCCGGGGAACGGGTGGTCGATCCTGAGCTGGTGCTCTCCGCCTGGGACCATGCGCAGAGCCCGCTGACCGCACGCGAGCTGGAGGTGCTGCAACTGGCCGCGCAGGGGGCGCGGGTGGGCGAGATCGCCGGGGCGCTGTACCTCTCCCCTGGGACCGTCCGCAACTACCTCACCACGATCGTCAGCAAGCTCAACGCGCGCAACCGGGTCGACGCCATCCGCATCGCGCAGGAGGTGGGCTGGCTGCCCTGA
- a CDS encoding sensor histidine kinase: MLLGYLGQVVLATYASGARATHMITCVLCCSVLLALQLLHTQQHWAARRRRYRAATLSAQAVLTYLPLPWLGDSWGVAADFLAASVLLLLPARLKWLVFLAVGVGSSLLAGLRHQGPALGASIASATLGTGLAIYSISRTGFLEAELRRARAGLGLAIWQERQRFARDLHDLLGHSLSVITLKTEVAMRHVPQPQEQVKEELTSILAVSRQALREVRHVAHSYRSLSLATELEACVALLRRASIKVDVRTSVRPPESRSGTVLAIVLREAVTNMLQHSKVRHCAIVLDQTGGRLRLSIVNNGTGLEGHHDDPSPSPTGSAGCRGLTNLDIRLAEVGGTLTAGRRSGGRFEVLAEVPDGTGDGDRGGRRLSEPGGRGRWPEQERRKTQRGVRTDQNRMPGGPVSGCDLLGGRLCEGSTLRKFSAEP, encoded by the coding sequence GTGCTGTTGGGATATCTCGGCCAGGTCGTGTTGGCCACCTATGCGTCCGGGGCCCGGGCGACACACATGATCACCTGCGTCCTGTGCTGCTCAGTACTGCTCGCCCTGCAGTTGCTGCACACGCAGCAGCATTGGGCCGCCCGTCGGCGCCGCTACCGAGCCGCCACCCTGTCCGCGCAGGCCGTCCTCACCTATCTGCCGCTGCCCTGGCTGGGCGATTCCTGGGGGGTGGCCGCCGATTTCCTCGCCGCGTCCGTACTGCTGCTTCTGCCCGCGCGGCTGAAATGGCTGGTGTTCCTCGCCGTCGGGGTGGGCAGTTCGCTGCTCGCCGGGCTGCGTCACCAGGGCCCCGCGCTGGGCGCCTCCATCGCGTCGGCCACCCTCGGCACAGGCCTGGCGATCTACAGCATCAGCCGGACGGGCTTCCTGGAGGCCGAACTGCGCCGCGCGCGGGCGGGTCTGGGACTCGCGATCTGGCAGGAGCGCCAGCGGTTCGCCCGCGACCTGCACGATCTGCTCGGACACAGTCTCTCGGTGATCACGCTGAAGACAGAGGTCGCGATGCGGCACGTTCCGCAACCGCAGGAACAGGTCAAAGAGGAACTGACGTCGATCCTGGCCGTCTCCCGCCAGGCGCTGAGAGAGGTGCGCCACGTGGCGCACAGCTACCGCTCGCTGTCGCTGGCCACGGAGCTCGAGGCGTGTGTGGCCCTGCTCCGCCGCGCCTCCATCAAGGTGGATGTGCGTACGTCGGTACGGCCGCCGGAGAGCCGGTCGGGCACCGTTCTGGCCATCGTGCTGCGGGAGGCGGTGACCAACATGCTGCAGCACAGCAAGGTGCGGCACTGTGCGATCGTGCTGGACCAGACAGGCGGCCGGCTGCGGCTGAGCATCGTCAACAACGGCACCGGGCTGGAGGGCCACCACGACGATCCGTCGCCGTCGCCCACGGGGTCGGCGGGCTGCCGTGGGCTGACGAACCTGGACATCCGGCTGGCGGAGGTCGGCGGCACGCTGACGGCCGGCCGGCGATCCGGTGGCCGGTTCGAGGTCCTGGCCGAGGTCCCGGACGGCACCGGGGACGGTGACCGGGGTGGCCGACGACTCTCGGAGCCCGGGGGCCGGGGCCGGTGGCCGGAGCAGGAACGCCGCAAAACCCAGCGCGGCGTACGGACCGACCAGAACCGGATGCCCGGCGGCCCGGTGAGCGGCTGCGATCTGCTCGGCGGCCGGCTCTGCGAGGGCTCGACGCTCCGGAAGTTCTCCGCCGAGCCGTGA
- a CDS encoding AfsR/SARP family transcriptional regulator: protein MQIKLLGPFIAREHQGSIVPSAAKPRQILALLALRAGGIVTAATLMEELWGDQCPRSAPTTVQTYILKLRRLLEQALDLGQDVPYTSAVRRPAGADRPHAKEVLLTRNGGYQLDVEPGAIDVQEFERLQELGQAAFAAGDFAAASTLLGKALTLWRGPALVDVRTGLVLEIEVLRLEEARMTALESRIAADMGLGRYGRVLSELAALSAQHPLHEGLHAQFMAAQYASGRVWQALQTYRRLRATLGAELGIEPSARVRRLYESMLAADTSLDVGTPAGPVLWSPA, encoded by the coding sequence GTGCAGATCAAGCTCCTTGGTCCGTTCATCGCACGGGAACACCAGGGGTCCATCGTCCCCAGCGCGGCGAAACCTCGGCAGATCCTCGCCCTGCTCGCCCTGCGCGCGGGCGGCATCGTCACCGCGGCGACCCTGATGGAGGAACTCTGGGGCGACCAGTGCCCGCGTAGCGCGCCGACCACGGTCCAGACCTACATCCTCAAGCTGCGGCGCCTGTTGGAGCAGGCGCTGGATTTGGGGCAGGACGTGCCGTACACCTCCGCGGTCCGCCGGCCGGCCGGAGCCGACCGCCCGCACGCGAAAGAGGTGCTCCTCACCCGCAACGGCGGATACCAACTGGACGTCGAACCGGGCGCGATCGACGTCCAGGAGTTCGAACGGCTCCAGGAACTCGGCCAGGCCGCCTTCGCAGCCGGCGACTTCGCCGCCGCGTCCACCCTGTTGGGGAAGGCGCTCACCCTGTGGCGAGGCCCGGCCCTGGTGGACGTCAGGACCGGTCTGGTGCTGGAGATCGAGGTGCTGCGGCTGGAGGAGGCGCGGATGACCGCGCTGGAGAGCCGTATCGCCGCCGACATGGGGCTGGGACGGTACGGCCGCGTGCTGAGCGAGCTGGCCGCCCTGTCGGCGCAGCATCCCCTGCACGAGGGGCTGCACGCGCAGTTCATGGCGGCCCAGTACGCCTCGGGCCGGGTCTGGCAGGCGCTGCAGACCTACCGACGGCTGCGCGCCACCCTCGGCGCGGAACTGGGCATCGAGCCGAGCGCGCGGGTGCGGCGGCTGTACGAGTCGATGCTCGCGGCGGACACGTCGCTGGATGTGGGGACGCCGGCCGGGCCGGTGTTGTGGTCACCCGCCTGA
- a CDS encoding bifunctional lysylphosphatidylglycerol flippase/synthetase MprF: MSTTSATTLDSPVLRAIKTHTQSDNPSSFLALNSGNTVFTLPGVDGVAVHRRAGHHLVQFGGPFAAPDAYVKLLVGLRDHARENQLEFVAVQLQRADAEQYREAGFTVNQIGASWAVHLPEFSLRGTRFMQLRNKISRALRSGLVVEEVPAEDCEAALSTIDKAWLGSKGEHARPLEFLVGQVGGPAQKHRRLFVGSIDGAPVSYISYSPVYGSRSGWMHDLSRRIPGGSPGLMEAINAAAIEKFVEEGAQWLHFGFTPFTGLSEDNELPGRSPSFQWLMHFLWAEGAALYPAQSQLDYKEKWAPHAVLPEYVAFDGPASIAGFAHIFRACNAF, translated from the coding sequence GTGTCGACGACAAGCGCAACGACCCTGGACAGTCCCGTCCTGCGAGCCATAAAGACGCACACCCAGTCCGACAATCCCAGCTCGTTCCTGGCCCTCAACAGCGGAAACACCGTCTTCACCCTCCCCGGTGTCGACGGCGTGGCCGTCCACCGCCGGGCCGGCCACCACCTCGTGCAGTTCGGCGGTCCTTTCGCCGCCCCCGACGCCTACGTCAAGCTGCTCGTGGGACTGCGCGACCACGCCCGTGAGAACCAACTGGAATTCGTGGCCGTGCAGCTTCAGCGAGCCGACGCCGAGCAGTACCGGGAGGCCGGGTTCACGGTCAATCAGATCGGCGCCTCCTGGGCCGTACACCTGCCCGAGTTCAGCCTGCGCGGCACCCGTTTCATGCAGCTGCGCAACAAGATCTCCCGAGCCCTCCGCAGCGGTCTGGTCGTCGAGGAGGTGCCGGCCGAGGACTGCGAGGCGGCACTGAGCACGATCGACAAGGCCTGGCTGGGGTCCAAGGGTGAGCACGCCCGGCCCCTGGAGTTCCTCGTCGGTCAGGTCGGCGGCCCGGCGCAGAAACACCGTCGGCTCTTCGTCGGCAGCATCGACGGCGCGCCGGTGAGCTACATCTCGTACTCGCCGGTGTACGGCAGCAGGAGCGGCTGGATGCACGACCTGAGCCGGCGCATCCCCGGCGGCTCCCCAGGGCTGATGGAGGCCATCAACGCCGCCGCCATCGAGAAGTTCGTCGAGGAGGGTGCGCAGTGGCTGCACTTCGGCTTCACGCCGTTCACCGGTCTGTCGGAGGACAACGAACTGCCTGGCCGCAGCCCTTCCTTCCAGTGGCTCATGCACTTCCTGTGGGCCGAGGGCGCCGCGCTCTACCCGGCCCAGTCCCAGCTGGACTACAAGGAGAAATGGGCCCCGCACGCGGTGCTGCCCGAGTACGTGGCCTTCGACGGGCCCGCGTCCATCGCCGGCTTCGCCCACATCTTCCGCGCCTGCAACGCGTTCTGA
- a CDS encoding acyl carrier protein, protein MSEQAPAVEQLSSLPRSERSEFLESIVVAEFKDVLLMGGDEMFPTDQSYFSLGFTSLRIMEVKSRLEKVLGCVLSTNVLFNSPTIEKLVEYLADEVLTDLIP, encoded by the coding sequence ATGAGCGAACAGGCCCCGGCGGTGGAGCAACTGTCCTCGCTTCCCCGGTCCGAGCGGTCGGAATTCCTTGAGAGCATCGTCGTCGCCGAGTTCAAGGACGTCCTTCTCATGGGCGGCGACGAAATGTTCCCCACCGATCAGAGCTATTTCTCCCTGGGTTTCACCTCACTGCGCATCATGGAGGTGAAATCTCGACTGGAGAAAGTGCTCGGATGCGTTCTGAGCACGAATGTGCTGTTCAACAGCCCGACCATCGAGAAGCTGGTCGAATACCTGGCGGACGAGGTTCTCACCGACCTCATACCGTGA
- a CDS encoding type I polyketide synthase, translated as MSKTSSTTASENGGPGAVTTVDQHNEPIALVGMGFRLPGGNESPEDFTEFLKAGGNGIRPVPEDRWDVAALSPRPKEAEGSPDAEPERGKVRTTGAGFLDRIDQFDAQFFNISPKEAAFVDPQQRLLLETAWQALEQANINPATLRHSNGGVYVGASSIDYALEMEGLPYEELDGHLAAGITLFPLSGRLSYFFGLRGPSLTVDTACASSLTATHLAVEGLRSGACDIALAGAVNCLHHPRIFVMFSHANMLAPDGRCKTFDEDADGYVRAEGCGVLVLKRLSDAQRDGDRILALIRGTAIGEDGESAGLTVPNGTAQESVIRAALRNGGLTPSDIQYVEAHGTGTPLGDPIEMGAISDVFADSHTAERPVTVGSVKTNIGHTEPVAGIAGVIKTVLQMREETIFPHVNFSKPSGRIPWANIPVTVPTENRPWTAEGARRAVVNSFGFAGSIAAAVLEEPPPALPVPEPAPGDTADPADEGGHVFTLSAKSRRSLALQIEHYQRHLADHPDLDLGDLCYTAHVGRSHFTHRIGGLVADHESLTALLARHAGTTEAPSRRNSVRKTAFLFAGQGSQYPGMGASLYRQFPVFAARVDACDELFAAKTGRSVRELMFATGEPAAAELNQTLYAQPALFTLEYALAELWMSWGLRPNVLIGHSIGEVTAAAVAGLFSLEDATTLVAARARLMQSVSAPGGMAAVGAPVEDVAPLLEKFQDLAVAGVNSPEQTVISGGEESLREAVEAFTERGLRVKRLTVSHAFHSPLMEEVYDAFRAEIAGIEFHEPELTLISNVTGEVARFRDIATPDYWVRHIGAPVEFAKGMRTVERRGRHAMVEIGPSLGLSAPAKQCVTAQDHLWVASLHPKDTDGRTVRNAVAQLYTANFALSWTGFHTGRERRTVALPGYAFDRKRYWLPTGSNRHGLGARIADTDGVRHPLLGAETTTAEQRAAGVREFSTAISAARPGYLADHVAMGKVVFPGTGYLEIALALQDAVFGHTRRAVRDVALREALMLDADAPTRLRTRLRTAADGTSVVEVASLAGSGQDAVERLHATAVLSATDEAREGPSEAARALVGLTAGEERPEDLLRADDVYAAYSGAGLDYGPAFRLMRSVTRYPSGLTVGDLRGVTAGPLEHVPPALLDAAMHNIGALADDGNSYLPVRFGRFTLFRKPRAESLRTLLRLVPADSPDVDVCADVLVLEGDDPVLELRGLGMKQLAEAPGAPRRGLLHQLRWTKRSAAGPEGVADRRVLLVGSSADSFRKASARLTEAGGRTVFADDADEVGAVLAQEPITDVCWFWQSDAATGSAAGLRSESERNYGRLLALLAVLDRHGFGRDQRLWLVTEQAQLLRGDAPDQTRLAGSSLWGFGAVMLNEYPSYRTTLIDLPADGSGPDALFTELTARENGDFQVAYRGAHRHVRRLVADDARARRDNGFGLAVKEYGTFAGIRPERVGEVAPTGDEIQVQVAAVGLNFKDVLNALGMMKEFGEQPLGFECSGTVVAAGPEASFAPGDEVIVNYLGLMRRRVTVPSATAVRKPAGLDSAQAAGLISVYVTAYYALHRLAGMKAGDRVLVHAAAGGVGQAAVQLARLAGAEVFATASPHKWPLLREQGVGHVMNSRTLDFADDIERITGGRGVDIVLNSLNKDFIPAGMRSLGQGGRFVELGKVGAWTPERVAAERPDVSYDNFDLSELPQDRLIPLNQEIMKVIVDLVEAGDLPPLPVTAYTLDEVEEAFGVLSRGANIGKLVIEFDDPSACEPRPVDIRPDRVYLITGGLGGLGLVAAEKLVDLGARKLALVGRSTRPAPDVAQLLERLKERAEVTVLRGDISDAADVDRITAGLLSAGTPVGGIVHAAGTTADQPVADQTWQTLDTVFQAKVYGSWLLHEAAAAFPELEFFVGFSSAAPVVGAPGQSNYAAANAFLDTLMTWRGARNLPALSVNWGPWAEVGMSARLGEALIRRWEDEGIKLISPGRGARAFASVLGRPLSQIVVGEADWDRFTTAKPVRNALYERLVQSGGGQALTLDLETLRQQTQAERLAALDEFVRARTADVLHLDDPDSIDPYTEFVQLGLDSLVAVELKNTLEAALRLPLPPQLAFDHPSPAQLVAFLEQQLADPAAA; from the coding sequence ATGTCGAAAACGTCGAGCACTACGGCGTCCGAGAACGGCGGGCCCGGCGCGGTGACGACCGTCGACCAGCACAACGAGCCCATCGCACTGGTCGGCATGGGTTTTCGCCTGCCGGGCGGTAACGAGTCGCCCGAGGACTTCACCGAGTTCCTGAAGGCGGGCGGCAACGGCATCCGCCCCGTGCCCGAGGACCGCTGGGACGTAGCCGCGCTGTCTCCGCGTCCGAAGGAGGCCGAGGGCTCCCCCGACGCCGAGCCGGAGCGGGGCAAGGTCAGGACGACGGGCGCCGGCTTCCTGGACCGGATAGACCAGTTCGACGCGCAGTTCTTCAACATCTCGCCCAAGGAGGCCGCGTTCGTCGACCCCCAGCAGCGGCTGCTGCTGGAGACGGCCTGGCAGGCGCTGGAGCAGGCCAACATCAACCCCGCCACCCTGCGGCACAGCAACGGCGGCGTCTATGTCGGCGCCAGCTCCATCGACTACGCGCTGGAGATGGAGGGCCTGCCCTACGAGGAACTGGACGGCCATCTCGCGGCCGGCATCACCCTGTTCCCGCTGTCCGGGCGGCTGTCCTACTTCTTCGGGCTGCGCGGTCCGAGCCTCACCGTGGACACCGCGTGCGCCTCGTCGCTGACCGCGACCCATCTGGCCGTGGAGGGCCTGCGCAGCGGAGCCTGCGACATCGCGCTGGCCGGCGCGGTCAACTGCCTGCACCATCCGCGCATCTTCGTGATGTTCTCGCACGCCAACATGCTGGCGCCCGACGGCCGGTGCAAGACCTTCGACGAGGACGCCGACGGATACGTGCGCGCCGAGGGCTGTGGCGTGCTGGTGCTCAAGAGGTTGTCGGACGCCCAGCGCGACGGCGACCGGATCCTCGCCCTGATCCGCGGTACGGCCATCGGTGAGGACGGGGAGAGCGCCGGTCTGACCGTGCCCAACGGCACCGCCCAGGAGTCCGTGATCCGCGCGGCCCTGCGCAACGGCGGTCTGACCCCGTCCGACATCCAGTACGTCGAGGCGCACGGTACCGGCACTCCGCTGGGCGACCCGATCGAGATGGGCGCCATCAGCGATGTCTTCGCCGACTCGCACACCGCGGAGCGGCCGGTGACCGTCGGCTCGGTGAAGACCAACATCGGTCACACGGAGCCGGTGGCCGGTATCGCGGGGGTGATCAAAACCGTTCTGCAGATGCGGGAGGAGACGATCTTCCCGCATGTGAACTTCAGCAAGCCCTCCGGGCGCATCCCGTGGGCGAACATCCCGGTCACGGTACCGACCGAGAACCGCCCCTGGACGGCCGAGGGCGCCCGACGCGCTGTCGTCAACAGCTTCGGCTTCGCCGGCAGTATCGCCGCGGCCGTCCTTGAGGAACCGCCGCCGGCCCTCCCCGTGCCCGAGCCTGCGCCGGGTGACACCGCGGACCCGGCCGACGAGGGCGGTCACGTCTTCACCCTGTCGGCGAAGTCACGCCGTTCGCTCGCCCTGCAGATCGAGCACTACCAGCGGCACCTGGCGGACCATCCCGACCTGGACCTCGGCGATCTGTGCTACACCGCCCATGTCGGCCGCAGCCACTTCACCCACCGGATCGGCGGCCTGGTCGCCGACCACGAGTCGCTGACCGCGCTGCTGGCCCGGCACGCCGGGACCACCGAAGCGCCGAGCCGCCGCAACTCCGTACGCAAGACCGCGTTCCTCTTCGCGGGCCAGGGGTCGCAGTACCCGGGCATGGGTGCCTCCCTCTACCGGCAGTTCCCGGTGTTCGCCGCCCGGGTCGACGCGTGCGACGAACTGTTCGCGGCGAAGACGGGCCGCTCGGTGCGTGAGCTGATGTTCGCCACCGGGGAGCCGGCGGCGGCGGAGCTGAACCAGACGCTGTACGCGCAGCCGGCGCTGTTCACACTGGAGTACGCGCTGGCCGAACTGTGGATGTCGTGGGGGCTGCGGCCCAACGTACTGATCGGCCACAGCATCGGTGAGGTCACGGCGGCGGCCGTGGCCGGGCTGTTCAGCCTGGAGGACGCGACCACGCTGGTGGCCGCACGCGCCCGGCTCATGCAGTCGGTGTCCGCACCGGGCGGTATGGCCGCGGTGGGCGCGCCGGTGGAGGACGTCGCACCGCTGCTGGAGAAGTTCCAGGACCTGGCGGTGGCAGGCGTCAACTCGCCGGAGCAGACGGTGATCTCCGGCGGCGAGGAGTCTCTGCGGGAGGCCGTGGAGGCGTTCACCGAGCGCGGTCTGCGGGTCAAGCGGCTGACGGTCTCGCACGCCTTCCACTCCCCCCTGATGGAGGAGGTGTACGACGCCTTCCGCGCGGAGATCGCCGGCATCGAGTTCCACGAGCCGGAACTGACGCTGATCTCCAACGTCACCGGGGAGGTCGCCCGGTTCCGCGACATCGCCACCCCGGACTACTGGGTGCGGCACATCGGCGCCCCCGTCGAGTTCGCCAAGGGCATGCGCACGGTGGAGCGCCGGGGCCGGCACGCGATGGTGGAGATCGGCCCGTCGCTCGGCCTGAGCGCTCCGGCCAAGCAGTGCGTCACCGCCCAGGACCACCTGTGGGTGGCGAGCCTGCACCCGAAGGACACGGACGGCCGGACCGTGCGCAACGCGGTGGCACAGCTGTACACGGCCAACTTCGCGCTGTCGTGGACCGGCTTCCACACCGGCCGCGAGCGCCGCACCGTCGCCCTGCCCGGCTACGCCTTCGACCGTAAACGGTACTGGCTGCCGACCGGCTCCAACCGGCACGGCCTGGGCGCCCGGATCGCCGACACCGACGGTGTGCGGCACCCGCTCCTCGGTGCCGAGACGACCACCGCCGAGCAACGCGCCGCCGGCGTACGGGAGTTCTCCACCGCGATCAGCGCCGCCCGGCCCGGCTACCTCGCCGACCATGTGGCGATGGGCAAGGTCGTCTTCCCCGGCACCGGCTATCTGGAGATCGCCCTCGCGCTTCAGGACGCGGTGTTCGGCCACACCCGCCGAGCGGTCCGCGACGTCGCGCTGCGCGAGGCTTTGATGCTCGACGCGGACGCCCCGACCCGGCTGCGGACCCGGCTGCGGACGGCTGCGGACGGTACCTCGGTCGTCGAGGTGGCCAGTCTGGCCGGCAGCGGCCAGGACGCGGTCGAGCGGCTGCACGCGACAGCGGTGCTATCGGCCACGGACGAGGCCCGGGAAGGCCCCAGCGAGGCGGCCCGCGCGCTGGTCGGGCTGACGGCCGGCGAGGAGCGGCCCGAGGACCTGCTGCGCGCCGACGACGTGTACGCCGCCTACTCGGGCGCCGGCCTCGACTACGGCCCCGCGTTCCGGTTGATGCGTTCGGTCACCCGCTACCCGAGCGGACTGACCGTCGGCGATCTGCGGGGCGTGACCGCCGGTCCGCTGGAGCACGTCCCGCCGGCGCTGCTCGACGCGGCCATGCACAACATCGGGGCCCTCGCCGACGACGGCAACTCCTATCTGCCGGTCCGCTTCGGCCGCTTCACCCTCTTCCGCAAGCCGCGCGCCGAGTCGCTGCGTACCCTGCTGCGGCTGGTCCCGGCCGACTCGCCGGACGTGGACGTGTGCGCCGACGTGCTGGTGCTGGAGGGCGACGATCCGGTCCTGGAGCTGCGCGGCCTCGGCATGAAGCAGCTCGCCGAGGCGCCGGGCGCGCCGCGTCGGGGCCTCCTGCACCAGCTGCGCTGGACCAAACGCTCGGCGGCGGGACCGGAGGGGGTCGCGGACCGCCGGGTGCTGCTGGTGGGCAGCTCCGCCGACTCCTTCCGGAAGGCCTCGGCCCGGCTGACCGAGGCGGGCGGCCGGACGGTCTTCGCGGACGACGCCGACGAGGTCGGCGCCGTACTGGCCCAGGAGCCGATCACCGACGTGTGCTGGTTCTGGCAGTCGGACGCGGCCACCGGGAGCGCGGCCGGCCTGCGGTCGGAGTCGGAACGGAACTACGGCCGGTTGCTGGCCCTGCTCGCGGTGCTGGACCGGCACGGCTTCGGTCGCGACCAGCGTCTGTGGCTGGTCACCGAGCAGGCCCAGCTCCTACGGGGGGACGCCCCGGACCAGACGCGGCTCGCCGGCAGCTCGCTGTGGGGCTTCGGCGCGGTGATGCTCAACGAGTACCCGTCGTACCGGACCACACTGATCGACCTGCCGGCCGACGGCTCCGGCCCGGACGCCCTGTTCACGGAGCTGACAGCGCGCGAGAACGGCGACTTCCAGGTCGCCTACCGGGGCGCCCACCGGCATGTGCGGCGGCTGGTCGCCGATGACGCCAGGGCCCGCCGCGACAACGGGTTCGGGCTCGCGGTCAAGGAGTACGGCACGTTCGCCGGCATCCGGCCGGAGCGGGTCGGGGAGGTGGCGCCCACCGGCGACGAGATCCAGGTTCAGGTCGCAGCGGTCGGCCTCAACTTCAAGGACGTGCTCAACGCCCTCGGCATGATGAAGGAGTTCGGCGAGCAGCCGCTCGGCTTCGAGTGCTCCGGTACGGTCGTCGCGGCCGGCCCGGAGGCGTCCTTCGCGCCCGGCGACGAGGTGATCGTCAACTACCTCGGTCTGATGCGCCGCCGGGTGACCGTGCCGTCCGCGACGGCCGTGCGCAAGCCCGCCGGGCTGGACAGCGCCCAGGCGGCCGGGCTGATCTCCGTGTACGTCACCGCCTACTACGCGCTGCACCGGCTGGCCGGCATGAAGGCCGGGGACCGGGTGCTCGTCCACGCGGCGGCCGGCGGCGTCGGGCAGGCGGCGGTCCAGCTGGCCCGGCTGGCCGGGGCGGAGGTCTTCGCCACCGCCAGCCCGCACAAGTGGCCGCTGCTGCGCGAGCAGGGCGTCGGGCATGTGATGAACTCCCGCACGCTGGACTTCGCCGACGACATCGAGCGGATCACCGGCGGCCGGGGTGTGGACATCGTGCTCAACAGTCTCAACAAGGACTTCATCCCCGCCGGGATGCGGTCCCTGGGACAGGGCGGCCGGTTCGTCGAGCTGGGCAAGGTGGGCGCGTGGACGCCGGAGCGGGTCGCGGCGGAGCGGCCGGACGTCTCGTACGACAACTTCGACCTCAGCGAACTGCCGCAGGACCGCCTGATCCCGCTCAACCAGGAGATCATGAAGGTGATCGTCGATCTCGTGGAGGCGGGCGACCTGCCGCCGCTGCCGGTGACCGCGTACACCCTGGACGAGGTCGAGGAGGCGTTCGGGGTGCTCAGCCGCGGCGCCAACATCGGCAAGCTGGTGATCGAGTTCGACGACCCGTCGGCGTGCGAGCCGCGCCCGGTCGACATCCGGCCCGACCGGGTCTACCTGATCACCGGCGGGCTCGGCGGGCTCGGTCTGGTCGCGGCGGAGAAGCTGGTGGACCTCGGCGCCCGGAAGCTGGCCCTGGTCGGCCGGAGCACCCGGCCGGCGCCGGACGTGGCGCAGCTGCTGGAGCGGCTCAAGGAGCGGGCGGAGGTGACCGTCCTGCGGGGCGACATCTCCGACGCGGCGGACGTCGACCGGATCACCGCCGGTCTTCTCAGCGCCGGCACACCCGTCGGCGGCATCGTCCACGCGGCGGGCACCACCGCCGACCAGCCGGTCGCCGACCAGACCTGGCAGACCCTCGACACGGTCTTCCAGGCGAAGGTCTACGGCTCCTGGCTGCTGCACGAGGCCGCAGCGGCCTTCCCGGAGCTGGAGTTCTTCGTCGGCTTCTCCTCGGCCGCGCCGGTGGTGGGCGCGCCCGGCCAGTCCAACTACGCGGCGGCCAACGCGTTCCTGGACACGCTGATGACGTGGCGAGGGGCGCGGAACCTGCCGGCCCTGTCGGTCAACTGGGGTCCGTGGGCCGAGGTCGGTATGTCGGCCCGGCTGGGCGAGGCGCTGATCCGGCGCTGGGAGGACGAGGGCATCAAGCTCATCTCACCCGGTCGGGGCGCCCGCGCCTTCGCCTCGGTGCTGGGCCGCCCGCTGAGCCAGATCGTGGTCGGCGAGGCGGACTGGGACCGGTTCACCACGGCCAAGCCGGTGCGCAACGCGCTGTACGAGAGGCTCGTCCAGTCCGGCGGCGGCCAGGCGCTCACCCTCGACCTGGAGACCCTGCGGCAGCAGACCCAGGCCGAACGGCTGGCGGCGCTGGACGAGTTCGTACGGGCGAGGACCGCCGATGTGCTCCACCTGGACGACCCGGACTCCATCGACCCGTACACCGAGTTCGTGCAGCTGGGGCTGGACTCCCTGGTGGCCGTGGAGCTGAAGAACACGCTGGAGGCGGCGCTGCGGCTGCCGCTGCCGCCCCAGCTGGCCTTCGACCACCCGTCGCCGGCCCAGCTCGTGGCCTTCCTGGAGCAGCAGCTCGCGGACCCGGCCGCGGCCTGA